A region of Moorena producens PAL-8-15-08-1 DNA encodes the following proteins:
- a CDS encoding HetP family heterocyst commitment protein, producing the protein MSYSMLRRSNRPLGKTLDPEKISLIEEAIRDRKYSWACVLMLRYLGLNPIEYIPSRTYCRLRRDNEKMDSLNQATTDTLKQDRQDAHKCLRNIKDLDYAEPLDRRSQLVQGGSQEQWFNNKLQKFYSNCKNSTQLLGM; encoded by the coding sequence ATGAGTTACTCCATGCTTCGTCGTTCTAATCGCCCACTGGGCAAAACCCTAGATCCTGAAAAGATTAGTTTGATTGAAGAAGCAATTCGCGATCGCAAGTATTCCTGGGCTTGTGTTTTGATGCTGCGTTATTTGGGTCTTAACCCCATAGAATACATACCGTCACGAACCTACTGCCGATTGCGACGGGATAACGAGAAAATGGACTCACTCAATCAAGCTACAACCGACACTTTAAAGCAGGATAGGCAAGATGCTCACAAGTGCTTAAGGAACATTAAAGATCTCGATTATGCAGAGCCCCTTGACAGGAGAAGCCAACTAGTTCAAGGGGGCTCTCAAGAACAGTGGTTTAACAACAAATTGCAAAAATTCTACTCAAATTGCAAAAATTCTACTCAACTACTAGGAATGTAA
- a CDS encoding HlyD family efflux transporter periplasmic adaptor subunit, which translates to MNKPEASTPSREGLPKGETPHPNLTSAEIRSIYGGTAVSAPLVRASPNHVPNPVTATSSLGATNTENWSTALQNLLDQPPSVLPQRLLLGGFAFCMVCGVWATFGQIDEVGKATGKLVPKGEVYKIHPIESGKVAKIAVKEGESVTAGQVLVELDTKLGATEVERLEQLINADQIKLIQMQGLIENIRQEAQTRQQIAKADIDGQQAAIDQAQTKVTALREQLIQHQQAKVASQDRLERLKQLKATTQALLQQRQDDAFALKERLDNLKPLLASGAISKEQVFQAEHSLRASQRVITQTQLQEAASNQDQIYQAQQSIRDRNSSITLTQSDLNQTLAEIQRLQAGLTQKQAEVHRTQLETKQKLQQLEIELTQLNAKIAENRNLLTSAKARLKQKFLYAPVDGVVSSLNVANIGEVFQSGQTIAEVAPQDAPLVLSASLPNQEAGFIKQGMPVQIKLDAYPYQEYGIIKGKVTSLSADAKTDQQLGSVYEVEVSLNRDYVKEDDQMIRFKAGQTAKADIIIRRRRIVDFLLDPIRQLQKGGVNL; encoded by the coding sequence ATGAACAAACCAGAAGCATCTACCCCGTCTAGAGAGGGACTCCCTAAGGGAGAAACCCCTCACCCTAATCTAACCTCAGCTGAGATTAGATCGATCTATGGAGGGACAGCGGTATCAGCACCACTAGTCCGAGCATCACCTAATCATGTCCCAAATCCGGTCACAGCAACATCATCACTAGGAGCTACCAACACTGAAAACTGGTCAACAGCCCTACAAAATTTACTGGATCAGCCACCATCGGTACTCCCCCAGAGACTGCTTTTGGGCGGATTCGCCTTCTGTATGGTTTGTGGGGTTTGGGCAACCTTTGGGCAAATTGACGAAGTGGGTAAAGCCACAGGCAAGTTAGTGCCAAAAGGAGAAGTGTATAAAATTCACCCGATTGAATCTGGCAAGGTCGCCAAGATTGCGGTCAAAGAAGGGGAATCGGTTACCGCTGGGCAAGTCTTGGTGGAACTGGATACAAAACTTGGTGCTACGGAAGTAGAGCGTTTGGAGCAACTGATCAATGCTGACCAAATCAAATTAATTCAGATGCAAGGGCTGATTGAAAACATTCGCCAAGAAGCCCAAACCCGTCAGCAAATTGCCAAAGCGGACATTGACGGACAACAGGCAGCTATCGATCAGGCACAGACTAAAGTAACTGCCTTACGAGAACAACTGATCCAACATCAGCAGGCAAAAGTCGCCAGTCAGGACAGACTAGAACGGCTAAAACAGCTCAAGGCTACTACCCAAGCACTGCTCCAGCAACGACAGGATGATGCCTTTGCCCTTAAGGAACGCCTCGATAATCTCAAACCCCTGTTAGCATCAGGGGCAATCTCAAAAGAACAAGTATTTCAAGCAGAACATAGCCTACGAGCGAGTCAGCGGGTGATTACCCAAACCCAACTGCAAGAAGCAGCCAGTAACCAAGACCAGATTTATCAAGCCCAGCAGAGTATACGCGATCGCAATAGCTCCATCACCCTCACTCAGAGCGATCTCAACCAAACCTTAGCAGAAATCCAACGACTTCAAGCAGGTCTAACTCAGAAGCAAGCAGAAGTCCATCGGACTCAGCTGGAGACCAAGCAGAAACTTCAGCAGTTGGAGATCGAACTGACTCAACTAAATGCCAAAATTGCTGAAAACCGCAATCTGCTAACTAGTGCGAAAGCCAGGCTCAAACAAAAGTTTCTCTATGCACCGGTAGATGGAGTAGTTTCCTCCCTCAACGTTGCCAATATTGGTGAAGTCTTTCAATCCGGTCAAACCATTGCTGAAGTAGCGCCCCAAGATGCGCCCCTGGTGTTATCAGCCAGTTTACCTAATCAGGAGGCAGGCTTTATCAAACAAGGAATGCCGGTGCAAATCAAGCTTGATGCCTATCCCTATCAGGAATACGGCATCATCAAAGGGAAAGTCACTTCCCTTTCTGCTGATGCCAAAACTGATCAACAACTTGGTTCAGTTTATGAGGTAGAAGTTTCCCTAAACCGTGACTACGTTAAAGAGGACGATCAAATGATCCGATTCAAAGCTGGTCAGACAGCCAAAGCTGACATCATTATCCGCCGCCGTCGGATTGTGGATTTCTTGTTAGATCCGATCCGACAGCTGCAAAAAGGTGGTGTCAATCTATAG
- a CDS encoding ABC transporter transmembrane domain-containing protein — protein sequence MHQKTVGLEESGQPPDSLGQYPTHKSSEVIEHLIANWLDKTLVNTLLPEFSQSFQIHNFDLGDEIIPHPRRDLSQDSVQNEPNKYFYVVCRGRVRLLSFDEEKQRDVSVQVLEEGASFGAEERLCNLSYSYQAIAASSGQIARMSLAELESWLEQLPEWLEHLQQQAQHRQRLIFFKTLTELRTLDSITLQQLLPYLVDTWISAGESLVESGQVGRYWLRSGQIETDPVQENCRLTIARGESWGYPQPVPEDWIAQSDLWVTHLPKEHWETAQLLAPVLARLSPQTGQSSENGHQKSDATSTILHQVRTQSGHRVPLIPSNLPTNGNAETESNSTQAESELIPFPVPTKRHFIQGLWQRYPLIEQQSSSDCGAACLAMIGRYWGKRFSLNSLRNLAGVGRAGSSLKGLARASETLGFQATPVRASLARLADRSNPWIAHWQGDHYIVVYWVKGEKVLVADPAVGKRSLSRQQFLEGWTGYALLLNPTPQLAATPNQKISLNRFWGLLWPHRIVLLQIILASLLLQVFGLITPLFTQIILDRVVVNKSFVTLNVFAIGLVIFGLWSMGLSVTRRYLLDYFSNRLSLTFVSGFIKYTLTLPLKFFESRQVGDILTRVQETGKIQAFLTQQAIATWLDVVMMFVYVGLMLYYNWHLTLLVLATIVPIAILTIVASPFLRQVSREIFKEEAAQNSLLVEMISGVATVKAAASEQEVRWRWEDRLTGQLNMEFKGQNLANGLGSVSGLINNLSGTALLWLGASLVIQEQLTIGQFVAFNMLIGRVISPILSLVGLWDEFQEILVSVERLDDVLTTQPEENTQKPLMPLPAIAGHVQFDNISFRYSEDDEQYILQNISFEVAPGKTIAIVGRSGSGKSTLVRLLQGLYQPTTGRILIDSHDIRHVSPQSLRSQLGVVPQECFLFSGTILDNITLYKPEYSLEQGVEVAKLAEAHVFIQNLPLGYNTKVGERGSNLSGGQRQRIAIARALLGNPKILILDEATSSLDTESERRFQQNLARISRDRTTFIIAHRLSTVRNADCILVLDQGLIAERGTHSELMAEKGLYYHLAQQQLDL from the coding sequence ATGCATCAGAAAACGGTCGGTTTAGAAGAATCAGGGCAACCACCAGATTCCCTTGGCCAATACCCGACCCATAAATCTTCCGAGGTTATTGAACACCTAATCGCGAACTGGTTGGATAAGACACTAGTAAATACACTATTACCTGAATTTAGTCAATCCTTCCAAATTCATAACTTTGATCTAGGTGATGAAATTATACCCCATCCTAGACGGGATTTAAGCCAAGATTCTGTTCAAAATGAACCAAATAAGTATTTTTACGTGGTCTGTCGCGGGCGGGTGCGGCTGCTAAGCTTTGATGAGGAAAAACAGCGGGATGTATCCGTACAGGTTCTTGAAGAGGGGGCAAGCTTTGGGGCTGAGGAACGGTTGTGCAACCTATCTTATTCTTACCAAGCGATCGCTGCGAGTTCAGGACAGATTGCTCGGATGTCCTTAGCTGAACTCGAATCTTGGTTAGAACAGCTACCGGAGTGGCTTGAACACCTACAGCAACAAGCTCAGCACCGGCAACGCTTGATTTTCTTCAAGACCTTGACAGAATTGCGTACCCTTGACAGCATCACCCTACAGCAATTGTTGCCCTACCTGGTAGACACATGGATTTCCGCTGGGGAGTCCTTAGTTGAGTCTGGCCAAGTTGGTCGTTACTGGCTACGTAGTGGTCAGATTGAAACGGACCCAGTTCAAGAGAATTGCCGACTCACCATTGCAAGGGGCGAAAGTTGGGGCTATCCTCAGCCAGTGCCGGAAGATTGGATTGCCCAAAGCGATTTATGGGTAACCCATCTACCAAAGGAACATTGGGAAACTGCCCAACTCCTGGCACCAGTGCTGGCAAGGTTGAGTCCACAGACGGGTCAAAGCTCTGAAAATGGACACCAGAAATCAGACGCCACTAGCACCATACTTCACCAAGTCCGTACTCAGTCCGGTCACAGAGTACCGCTAATTCCATCCAACCTCCCTACCAATGGAAATGCTGAAACAGAAAGTAACTCGACCCAGGCTGAGTCTGAACTGATCCCATTTCCCGTACCGACGAAGCGGCATTTTATTCAGGGGTTGTGGCAACGCTATCCCTTAATTGAACAGCAATCGTCTTCCGATTGTGGCGCTGCTTGCTTGGCAATGATTGGACGCTACTGGGGCAAACGATTTAGTTTGAATTCCCTACGGAATCTGGCTGGGGTGGGGCGTGCTGGGTCATCCTTGAAAGGGTTAGCCAGAGCATCAGAAACCTTGGGATTTCAAGCTACTCCAGTCAGAGCGTCTTTAGCTCGCCTAGCGGATCGGAGTAACCCCTGGATTGCTCACTGGCAAGGTGATCATTATATAGTTGTCTATTGGGTCAAAGGGGAGAAGGTACTTGTTGCGGATCCAGCTGTAGGAAAGCGATCGCTTTCTCGACAACAATTTCTAGAGGGTTGGACAGGATATGCACTACTGTTGAATCCCACTCCCCAGCTAGCAGCGACTCCCAATCAAAAGATTTCTCTGAATCGCTTTTGGGGATTGCTATGGCCCCATCGCATAGTCCTGTTGCAAATTATCCTAGCTTCCCTACTGCTCCAGGTGTTTGGTCTGATTACCCCCCTGTTTACCCAAATCATTTTGGATCGGGTGGTGGTTAACAAAAGTTTTGTTACCCTCAATGTCTTTGCCATTGGTCTAGTCATCTTTGGACTTTGGAGCATGGGCTTGAGTGTCACCAGACGCTACTTGCTCGATTACTTTTCCAATCGACTCAGTCTTACCTTTGTCAGTGGCTTTATTAAATATACACTCACACTACCCCTGAAGTTTTTTGAATCCCGCCAGGTGGGAGACATCCTGACCAGAGTCCAGGAAACTGGGAAAATTCAGGCGTTCCTCACTCAGCAAGCCATTGCCACTTGGCTGGATGTGGTAATGATGTTTGTCTATGTGGGGTTGATGCTCTACTACAACTGGCACCTAACCTTGCTGGTGCTGGCAACGATTGTACCGATTGCGATTTTGACCATAGTTGCCAGTCCATTTCTACGGCAAGTGTCCAGGGAAATCTTTAAAGAAGAGGCGGCACAAAACTCCCTGTTAGTAGAAATGATATCGGGGGTAGCAACTGTCAAAGCAGCAGCCTCTGAACAAGAGGTGCGCTGGCGCTGGGAAGACCGCCTCACGGGTCAGTTGAATATGGAATTCAAAGGACAGAACTTGGCCAACGGCTTAGGGTCAGTGAGTGGCTTGATTAATAACCTCAGCGGCACGGCTTTACTATGGTTGGGAGCAAGTCTGGTAATTCAGGAACAGCTCACGATTGGTCAGTTTGTGGCATTTAATATGCTCATTGGTCGGGTGATTAGCCCGATTTTGTCTTTGGTGGGACTTTGGGATGAGTTCCAAGAAATATTGGTATCCGTGGAACGGCTCGATGATGTCTTGACCACCCAGCCAGAAGAGAATACCCAAAAACCCCTGATGCCATTGCCTGCGATCGCGGGGCATGTTCAGTTTGATAATATCAGCTTTCGCTACAGTGAGGATGATGAACAATACATCCTTCAGAACATTTCCTTCGAGGTTGCCCCTGGAAAGACCATAGCCATTGTTGGACGCAGTGGCTCGGGCAAAAGTACCTTGGTCAGGCTGCTCCAAGGACTCTATCAGCCAACTACAGGCCGTATTTTGATTGATAGCCACGACATCCGACATGTTTCTCCCCAGTCTTTGCGCTCTCAATTAGGTGTAGTACCCCAAGAATGCTTTTTGTTTTCAGGGACAATCTTAGACAACATCACTTTATACAAACCTGAGTATAGTCTCGAACAAGGGGTAGAAGTGGCCAAATTGGCTGAAGCTCATGTGTTTATTCAAAACCTGCCCCTGGGATACAACACCAAGGTTGGGGAGCGAGGGTCTAACCTGTCTGGGGGACAACGGCAACGGATTGCGATCGCCCGAGCCTTGCTGGGTAACCCCAAGATTCTGATTCTCGATGAAGCGACTAGCTCCCTAGATACGGAATCAGAGCGACGTTTTCAACAAAATTTAGCTCGCATTAGTCGCGATCGCACTACCTTCATCATTGCCCACCGTCTTTCTACGGTGCGCAATGCCGACTGTATACTCGTCCTCGACCAAGGTCTGATCGCAGAGCGCGGTACCCACTCCGAACTCATGGCTGAGAAAGGTCTGTACTACCACCTAGCCCAGCAGCAGCTAGATCTTTAA
- a CDS encoding calcium-binding protein codes for MTSDTLFLSLKSQTYNPKPNFANATGGAQFTGYSHSSSGNLTDAQAQTFVNDGLSQAIANADATFINDPTFSELFTESAGVGTEGAYEVFANSKAKVVGNFSVGAYEKFSFDFSTAVKLDSKEIENSNTEYASAKSGSYFFVLDTTNGYTRLLDYFGFKGNLISSSQVGKLNVGASYNVTVDYPYKTTDINGNNGIDYLNGSTTGEYERWFNRDTNLTVVEVNTSTIQLLGDSLIYNLGNDVHYGSIWNDKLHGTDYGDKIYSSLGDDTVYGYGGNDILEGGKGDDKLYGDNGYDKLHGSFGEDTLVGGYHNDTLFGGHDDDILIGGSGSDVMTGGSGADQFVFELNQSLLSGEYDVIKDFEVGVDQIEFSGWGYIDSSYWFSGVIAEGRLTDTHDGALFHSNYGGKVLFEGINAHELSHSDFVFDA; via the coding sequence ATGACATCAGATACTCTATTCTTATCCCTTAAATCTCAAACCTATAACCCTAAACCTAACTTTGCTAATGCTACCGGAGGCGCTCAGTTTACAGGATACAGTCACAGTTCTTCAGGGAATTTGACTGATGCCCAAGCGCAGACTTTTGTCAACGATGGTTTAAGTCAGGCCATTGCTAATGCTGACGCCACCTTTATCAATGACCCAACTTTTTCTGAACTCTTCACTGAAAGTGCTGGAGTTGGTACTGAGGGCGCTTATGAAGTATTTGCTAATAGTAAGGCTAAGGTAGTTGGTAATTTTTCCGTTGGTGCTTATGAGAAGTTCTCCTTTGATTTCTCAACCGCTGTAAAACTTGACTCAAAAGAAATTGAAAATTCCAATACTGAATATGCTTCGGCAAAGTCAGGCAGTTACTTTTTTGTATTAGACACAACCAATGGTTATACCAGACTGTTAGATTATTTTGGCTTCAAGGGTAATTTAATTTCTTCTAGTCAAGTTGGCAAATTGAACGTTGGAGCAAGTTATAATGTTACCGTTGATTATCCTTATAAAACTACAGATATTAATGGTAACAATGGCATAGACTACCTCAACGGCTCAACGACAGGAGAATATGAGCGTTGGTTTAACCGTGATACCAATTTAACTGTAGTAGAAGTCAATACCAGTACAATTCAGTTGTTGGGAGATAGCTTAATCTATAACCTGGGCAATGATGTCCACTATGGAAGTATTTGGAATGATAAACTTCATGGAACTGATTATGGGGACAAAATCTATAGCAGCCTAGGGGATGATACTGTCTATGGCTATGGTGGTAATGATATCCTCGAAGGAGGTAAAGGCGACGATAAACTCTATGGGGATAATGGTTATGATAAACTCCATGGCAGTTTTGGCGAGGATACCTTAGTCGGTGGTTACCACAATGATACGTTATTCGGTGGTCATGATGATGATATCCTGATTGGTGGTAGTGGTAGCGATGTGATGACTGGTGGTAGTGGCGCTGACCAATTCGTTTTTGAGCTAAATCAGAGTTTGTTATCCGGTGAATATGATGTGATCAAAGACTTTGAGGTTGGTGTCGATCAGATTGAATTCTCAGGCTGGGGTTATATTGATTCTTCCTATTGGTTCAGTGGAGTAATTGCTGAAGGTCGGCTCACCGATACCCATGATGGTGCGCTATTCCATTCAAATTATGGTGGAAAAGTCTTGTTTGAAGGGATTAATGCACACGAGCTTAGTCACTCTGACTTCGTCTTCGATGCTTAA
- a CDS encoding calcium-binding protein, translating to MGSNTLFLPIVKTPNSTPNFADATGSAKFSKYSQAASGFLTQIQAGTLVKNGVGFALANADATFVNNPTFSTLFSQATAAGFDGAFKSRSQSNTKVVASFSVAAHQQFSFNFSADLRLTAKEIENSNREYSQAKSNIGFLVLETENASKAKVKGFFGIAGDLISSRQIGDLDFGSSGNVKLNRPFKTTDIDGNNGVDFVKGSAQGTYQQTFDRDTKITIVEVNNNGVNLLGDTLINSLGKNVRYGSIWDDKLRGTFGNDKIYASLGDDSIHGLTGDDILEGGKGNDKLNGGFGDDKLHGSFGDDTLVGGGGSDTMVGGNGADTFVFNRIDSLLGNDFDIIKDFQVGLDKVQFQGFGRIDSKTWYNNGINQGYLTNTSNGALLSDAKGGEVLFEGVNLNQLKHSDFYFA from the coding sequence ATGGGATCAAATACTTTATTTTTGCCAATTGTTAAAACTCCTAACTCCACACCGAACTTTGCTGACGCTACAGGAAGCGCCAAGTTCAGCAAGTATAGTCAAGCAGCGTCGGGGTTTTTGACTCAAATTCAGGCGGGGACTTTAGTCAAGAATGGTGTGGGTTTTGCCCTTGCTAATGCTGACGCCACTTTTGTCAATAACCCAACCTTCTCTACACTATTTAGTCAAGCTACTGCGGCTGGTTTTGATGGTGCTTTTAAGAGTCGTTCGCAAAGTAACACTAAAGTAGTCGCTAGTTTTTCTGTTGCAGCTCATCAACAATTCTCTTTCAATTTCTCAGCAGATTTACGACTAACAGCTAAAGAAATTGAAAATTCTAATCGGGAATATTCTCAGGCCAAGTCAAACATAGGTTTTCTGGTGTTAGAGACTGAAAATGCCAGTAAAGCTAAGGTTAAAGGTTTTTTTGGCATTGCTGGTGATTTAATCTCTTCCCGTCAAATCGGCGACTTGGATTTTGGCTCTAGTGGCAACGTCAAACTTAACCGTCCTTTTAAAACTACTGATATTGATGGCAACAACGGCGTAGACTTCGTCAAGGGTTCAGCCCAAGGGACTTATCAGCAAACTTTTGACCGTGATACCAAGATCACGATCGTAGAAGTTAATAACAATGGCGTTAATTTGTTAGGAGATACCTTAATTAACAGCCTGGGCAAGAATGTCCGCTATGGAAGTATTTGGGATGATAAGCTTCGTGGCACTTTCGGTAATGACAAAATTTATGCTAGCTTAGGCGATGATTCAATTCACGGACTTACTGGCGATGACATCCTGGAAGGGGGTAAAGGCAACGATAAGCTGAATGGAGGGTTTGGTGATGATAAACTCCATGGCAGTTTTGGTGACGACACTTTGGTAGGTGGCGGTGGCAGTGACACTATGGTTGGTGGCAATGGCGCTGACACATTTGTGTTCAATCGGATCGATAGCTTGCTTGGAAATGACTTCGATATCATCAAAGACTTCCAAGTTGGTTTAGATAAGGTTCAATTCCAAGGTTTTGGTCGAATTGACTCCAAAACTTGGTACAACAATGGGATAAATCAGGGTTACCTTACTAATACTAGTAATGGCGCTCTCTTATCTGACGCAAAAGGTGGAGAAGTCTTGTTTGAAGGTGTGAATCTAAACCAGCTTAAGCATTCTGACTTCTACTTCGCCTAA
- a CDS encoding lectin-like protein codes for MTSDTLFLTPRTSNSKPNFANATGNAQFTNYSQAPAGTLTNAQVETLVKGGIATAIADAKSSFINDPAFSQLFSQSTVVGTEGAFQGSANSRTEVVGNFSVRANQKFSFNFSAALELNAKEIENSNREYSEAKSGTFFFLLNTDQMNQPKIIDLFAISGDLISSRRIGDIDFGFSRNITLNSPTKSFDINGNNGIDFAKGSVTGSYQQTFSRNTNLTLVEINQSAVKLLGDTLIDNLGNDVRYGTIWNDELRGTNSNDKIYGSLGNDSLYGFDGNDILEAGQGDDKLYGNSGSDKLHGSFGNDTLKGGSGKDMMYGGSGQDMMYGGTGNDTMYGGIDDDTIQGGSGNDFIAGDADHQNNNVSVYRGHQYLLTSVAGTWDEAQAEAKRLGGNLVTINDAAEQRWLFNKFGSKELFWIGLTDSSREGNWKWVSGESASYRNWSPGEPNNSTIYGSQPEGEDYAVMGWGDRAWNDLSDRDPWHNNLRGVIEINQPSTKDTIIGGDDIITGGRGSDTLVGGSGADKFVFKRNESLLTGEFDVIKDFEVGVDKFEFQGWGNNINASRWFNNEISQRGIIDTQDGALFRSDYGGTVLFKDVSVVDLSYSDFSFA; via the coding sequence ATGACCTCAGACACTCTATTCTTAACCCCTAGAACCTCTAACTCCAAACCGAACTTTGCTAACGCTACAGGAAACGCTCAGTTTACCAACTATAGTCAAGCTCCTGCTGGTACCTTGACTAATGCCCAGGTGGAGACCTTGGTCAAGGGTGGTATAGCTACTGCTATTGCTGATGCTAAAAGTAGCTTTATCAATGACCCAGCTTTCTCTCAACTTTTCAGTCAAAGTACTGTAGTTGGTACTGAGGGAGCTTTTCAGGGCAGTGCCAATAGCCGCACTGAAGTGGTTGGTAATTTTTCAGTGAGAGCTAATCAAAAATTCTCTTTCAATTTTTCAGCAGCTTTAGAACTGAACGCCAAAGAAATTGAAAATTCCAATCGGGAATATTCTGAGGCTAAGTCGGGGACATTTTTTTTCCTGTTGAATACGGATCAGATGAATCAGCCCAAGATTATCGATTTGTTTGCCATCTCTGGTGATTTAATTTCTTCCCGTCGAATCGGCGATATCGATTTTGGCTTTAGTCGTAATATCACACTGAACTCTCCCACAAAAAGCTTTGATATTAATGGTAACAATGGCATAGATTTCGCCAAGGGTTCAGTTACAGGCAGTTATCAGCAAACCTTTAGTCGCAATACTAATCTGACGTTAGTGGAAATTAATCAAAGTGCTGTTAAATTATTAGGAGATACTTTAATTGACAACTTAGGTAATGATGTTCGCTACGGCACGATCTGGAATGATGAACTCCGTGGCACTAACAGCAATGACAAAATTTATGGCAGCCTAGGTAATGATTCCCTCTATGGATTTGATGGGAATGACATTTTAGAAGCTGGTCAAGGTGACGATAAGCTATATGGGAACTCTGGTAGCGACAAACTCCATGGCAGCTTTGGTAATGACACTCTTAAGGGTGGCTCGGGCAAGGACATGATGTATGGTGGCTCTGGTCAAGACATGATGTATGGGGGCACTGGTAATGACACAATGTATGGAGGCATTGATGATGATACCATCCAGGGTGGCTCGGGTAACGATTTCATAGCTGGGGATGCTGATCACCAAAACAACAATGTTAGTGTTTACCGTGGGCATCAATATCTCCTAACTTCTGTTGCTGGCACCTGGGACGAAGCTCAAGCTGAGGCAAAGCGTTTAGGTGGTAACCTGGTAACGATTAATGATGCTGCTGAGCAAAGATGGCTGTTTAACAAATTTGGTTCTAAGGAACTGTTTTGGATTGGCTTAACTGACAGCTCAAGAGAAGGTAATTGGAAGTGGGTCAGTGGTGAGTCAGCATCTTATCGCAATTGGTCTCCAGGAGAACCCAACAACTCTACAATCTATGGAAGTCAACCAGAAGGTGAAGACTATGCCGTCATGGGTTGGGGCGATCGCGCCTGGAATGATTTAAGCGATCGCGATCCTTGGCATAATAATCTGCGAGGCGTGATTGAGATCAATCAGCCCAGTACTAAAGATACCATAATTGGTGGAGATGACATTATTACTGGTGGTCGCGGTAGTGATACCTTAGTCGGTGGCAGTGGCGCAGATAAATTTGTGTTCAAACGGAATGAGAGTTTGTTAACCGGTGAGTTTGATGTCATCAAAGACTTTGAAGTGGGTGTCGATAAATTTGAATTCCAAGGCTGGGGTAATAATATTAATGCCTCCAGGTGGTTCAATAATGAAATATCCCAACGTGGGATTATTGATACTCAAGATGGTGCTCTTTTCCGTTCTGATTATGGTGGAACTGTTCTGTTTAAAGATGTGAGTGTAGTAGATCTCAGCTACTCTGACTTTAGCTTTGCCTAA
- a CDS encoding foldase protein PrsA, translating into MVDLSKASVTPEEMMYSLKKEMHLKGICQKVLYQRVINKAAQERGITVSPEDVQAQADEIRYANRLEKAAETLAWLADQMVTAEDWEAGISDRLLAQKLAESLFSKHVEKSFAQNRLDFEQVLVYQILVDSEEIAQELFYQIEEGEISFYEAAHFYDIDPERQRRCGYEGKLPRWSFKPEIAAVIFSVQPGEVTHPLHTEQGYHLFLVEEFIRAELTEEKSKEILQGMFQEWLNTEVNYMIHSEISTINTGE; encoded by the coding sequence ATGGTTGATCTTTCCAAAGCATCGGTGACTCCAGAGGAAATGATGTACTCCTTGAAAAAGGAGATGCATCTCAAAGGCATCTGTCAAAAAGTTTTGTATCAACGAGTTATCAATAAAGCGGCTCAAGAAAGAGGGATAACAGTCTCACCAGAAGACGTGCAAGCTCAGGCCGATGAGATCCGTTATGCCAATCGTTTGGAAAAAGCAGCAGAAACATTGGCCTGGCTGGCAGATCAGATGGTGACAGCAGAGGATTGGGAAGCGGGAATTAGCGATCGCTTGCTTGCCCAAAAGCTTGCTGAGTCCTTATTTTCTAAGCATGTCGAAAAAAGCTTTGCTCAAAATCGACTGGACTTTGAGCAAGTTTTGGTTTATCAAATTCTGGTGGATTCTGAGGAAATTGCTCAGGAGCTTTTCTATCAGATTGAGGAAGGAGAAATCAGTTTTTATGAAGCTGCTCATTTCTATGATATAGACCCAGAAAGGCAGCGACGGTGTGGCTATGAAGGAAAGTTGCCTCGCTGGAGTTTTAAGCCTGAGATAGCTGCCGTTATCTTTAGTGTTCAGCCAGGAGAAGTGACTCATCCCCTGCACACCGAACAAGGATATCATCTTTTTTTAGTTGAAGAATTTATTCGAGCTGAATTAACCGAAGAAAAGTCTAAAGAAATTTTACAGGGTATGTTTCAAGAGTGGCTCAATACTGAAGTTAACTATATGATCCATAGTGAAATTAGTACCATCAATACTGGGGAATAA
- a CDS encoding HetP family heterocyst commitment protein, translating to MTYRIPSANTKLDKVMDTDKFSEIEEAILDGKYSWACVLMLRLAGHNPLDYMPSRTYSRLLKQNRDMILQKQASMMSNGTKALNARQRLSQIKDLAYVETLGKKTSQVHGGDQEQQFITELEEEESMLKKLADYLRRDCLASLW from the coding sequence ATGACCTATCGTATTCCTTCTGCCAATACCAAACTCGACAAAGTGATGGATACCGATAAGTTTAGCGAGATCGAGGAAGCCATCCTTGATGGCAAGTATTCTTGGGCTTGTGTGTTGATGCTACGGTTGGCGGGCCATAACCCCCTAGACTACATGCCTTCTAGAACCTACAGCCGCTTGCTCAAACAAAACCGGGACATGATATTACAGAAGCAAGCTAGTATGATGAGCAATGGCACTAAAGCCTTGAATGCACGGCAGCGTTTGAGCCAGATCAAAGATCTAGCTTATGTAGAGACGCTTGGCAAGAAAACCTCACAGGTTCACGGTGGCGATCAAGAACAGCAGTTTATCACTGAACTCGAAGAAGAGGAATCCATGCTCAAGAAGTTAGCCGATTATTTACGGCGAGACTGTTTGGCTTCCCTGTGGTGA